In Actinomadura luteofluorescens, the sequence GCGCTCACCGTCATCACGGTGGCCACGATCGACACCCGGCAGCGCTGGAACGCCATGACCATGATCCCGAAGCCGATGGCCGCCGCCAGCACCGTCAGGTACGGCCACGGCGTCGCGGCGATCCGCAGGCTGGTGGCGTGCGCGTCGTCGCTCCACCCCTTGATCGCCAGTTCGGCGGTGCCGACCGGGAAGCCCGAGCTCAGCCCGTAGGCGATGCCGGTCACCGGGCGCGCGTGCCGGCCGTCGGGCCGGTGGTCGCCGAGGACCAGGATCAGCACCGGCACCAGCACCGCCGGGGCGACCACCGCGGCGATCTTCCACAGCGGCGCGTCCGCCGAGCCGATCGGCTCGTCCCCCCGCAGCGACCCGGTCAGCAGCAGGATCGCCCCGCCGATCAGCACCAGGCTGAGCCACTCGCGCGGGGTCAGCCGCTCGCCGAAGAACACCAGCGCGATCAGCAGCAGCGGCACGATGCCGGACATGAAGATCGGTACCGCGGTGGACAGCGGGAGGTTGCGCAGCGCGAGGATCTGCAGGCCGAGCCCGCCGAGCACGATCCCGAGCGCGATCAGGAAGACCCAGTTGCTCACGATCGTCCACACCATGTGCGGGATGCGGTTGCCCCGTACCGCGGGCATCCGGTCCGCCGCGAGCTTGAACACGGCGAACCCGAGGTAGTAGAGACCGGTCGCACTGAAGGCCGCGGCTATCCCGTTCATCCCGGACGAGTATGGGGGTCCCGGTGCTCCATGTCACTGCCCGTGCGGCGGCGTTGACGCGGATTCGCCGGGCTTGCGGGCCTCCGATGTCCGCAGACGGCGCCGCTACCCCATAGACTTGGCCGCGCGAAGGCGCGGAGCCGTATTTCGGCGTGCCCGCGCCGCAGAGAGACTGACCGGCCGAGCACCACGGCGCAGCCCGCTGCGTGGAGGCCGAGGGCTCGCACGTAAAGAGGAAGAGAACGCGTCGACCGCCGCGGCCGAGACAGCGCCCGATCAAGGAGACCGACCCCAGTGAAGACCGATGTCGAGGAGCTGACCCCCACGCGGGTCAAGCTCACCGTCGAGGTTCCGTTCGACGAGCTCAAGCCGAACCTCGACAAGGCGTACAAGGAGATCTCGCAGCAGGTGCGGATCAAGGGCTTCCGGCCCGGCAAGGTTCCCGCCCCGCTGATCGACAAGTACGTCGGCCGGGGCGCGGTCCTCCAGGAGGCGGTCAACGACGCGCTTCCCGAGCTGTACGGCCGCGCCGTCGAGGAGTCCGAGATCTTCGTGCTCGGGCAGCCCGACGTCGAGGTGACCGAGCTGGAGGACGGCACCCAGTTCGCCTTCACCGCCGAGGTCGACATCCGGCCGAAGTTCGAGGTGCCCGACTACGACGGCCTGGAGGTCGT encodes:
- a CDS encoding EamA family transporter gives rise to the protein MNGIAAAFSATGLYYLGFAVFKLAADRMPAVRGNRIPHMVWTIVSNWVFLIALGIVLGGLGLQILALRNLPLSTAVPIFMSGIVPLLLIALVFFGERLTPREWLSLVLIGGAILLLTGSLRGDEPIGSADAPLWKIAAVVAPAVLVPVLILVLGDHRPDGRHARPVTGIAYGLSSGFPVGTAELAIKGWSDDAHATSLRIAATPWPYLTVLAAAIGFGIMVMAFQRCRVSIVATVMTVSAKTYLLTMGTFLYAEPWPQDVARSAMRLGALALGAVAVLQFPRHRPVPDGADASSAEAPDEADPFGTAVGGPVLGGPRLGQAYHQAPQVPPQRSPYAGDPLGQGPYDRTEAPGPETAPPQPRRPVRPQRPTETGSDGRWRGFGDG